One region of Bacteroidota bacterium genomic DNA includes:
- a CDS encoding Na+/H+ antiporter subunit E, translating to MKWLLINIVIALAGYYFAGNFVALNYEKPAIFLLVFSSLFLSFWLLTFLLNRQYFFKVPKIIKFIGFILKELFISNLRITYDVLTPGHRMNPAIIALPLDAQTDIEIVALAILITFTPGTLGLKVSEDKRILYIHEMYIPDNDVEAAKKRIKNGFERRLLEITR from the coding sequence ATGAAATGGCTCCTGATTAATATTGTCATAGCCCTGGCCGGATATTATTTTGCCGGCAATTTTGTAGCGCTTAATTATGAAAAGCCTGCGATTTTCCTCCTTGTATTCAGCAGTCTATTTCTTTCTTTCTGGCTGTTGACTTTCCTCTTAAACAGGCAGTATTTCTTTAAAGTTCCGAAGATTATTAAATTCATTGGCTTTATCCTGAAAGAATTATTTATCAGTAATCTCCGCATAACCTATGATGTTTTAACGCCGGGACACCGGATGAATCCTGCAATTATAGCCCTCCCCCTGGATGCGCAAACCGATATTGAAATCGTTGCACTTGCTATCCTTATCACATTCACACCTGGTACACTGGGTTTAAAAGTATCAGAAGATAAAAGAATACTATATATACATGAAATGTATATACCTGACAATGATGTGGAAGCAGCAAAAAAAAGAATTAAAAACGGATTTGAACGAAGATTACTCGAAATAACCAGATAA